GATTTACCACCACCTTACGTCCCCCTCGATAGCATAGCGCTTGATTGTGGTTCATCCGCCGATAGTGTTGGAAACGATAGAAACTGGACTGCAGACATCAACTCAAGAGTGGCTATTCTAGATCAAGACGGCCCCTCAACAAATTCCACAGAAAATGGAGCCTCCACTAGCTCTGTACCTTATTATACTGTTCGCGTCTCTCTCTCCAAATTCACCTACACATTTCCTGTCAAAACAACAGGACCTAAGTTTGTTCGCCTCTATTTCAATCCAGCTTCCTACACTGGTTTCAACAGGTCTAAAGCATCTTTTTCTGTCACAACCGGTCGCTATACATTTCTTAGCAACTTCAGTGGCTTCCATTACACTGACCCACAAGGTGAACAAGGAGGTTACGCCAGGgaattcatcttaaatgttgaAGATGAGCAGAAAAATCTGAGCATAACGTTCACGCCAAGCCCTCATGTAGCTGATGCATATGCTTTCATCAACGGGATTGAAATCGTATCCATGCCCACCAATCTTTATTACACTGCAGGAGATGAACCAGGGCTGtatgattttgaaaatgaaaCTGCTTTAGAGATCATGTACCGAGTAAATGTGGGTGGGACAGAGATCACACCGCCCAACGACAATGGCATGTTTCGAAGTTGGTTAAGCGATGTCGATTACTTGACGGATGCTCGACCAAGTGCTTTTCAATTTAATGGCACTATTCAACTTCAGTATAATAACTACACTCGCTATGCTGCACCTGACGTGCTCTATCGAACTGCTAGGACCATGGGGATCGATTCTACTGTAAATGAGAAATACAATATGACTTGGGAGTTTCCGGTCCACTCCACGTTCACCTATCTTGTTAGGCTTCATTTCTGTCAGTTTATACCGATTATATTGCAAAAGGGCGATCTAGTCTTTCAAATATATATCGCTAATCAAACGGCAGAGCGTAACGCAGATATAATATCTTGGGCTGATGGATATGGGGTTCCCATATACAAAGATTACGTGGTGATGATGGATGCCAGAGGAAACGAAGGGATACAGAATTTGTCGATTGCATTGCACCCTATTCAGTCTGCTAAAACCTTTGATGCAATGTTGAATGGAGCTGAAATCTTCAAATTGAGCAAATCAGACAATCTTGCCGGACCAAATCCTGACGCGTATCCGGACAGCCCCGCTAGTAATACTCCTAGCGCGACCTCAACAAAGCCAAAGCATAGTCGAAGAAGAACAGTCGCCATTATTGGTGCATTGTTGTCGTCTCAGTTCTATTTCTCTTGATTTTCCGGAGAAGAGTCCAAAAATTATctgtaattttaataaactctTTTAAGAGTTGATTAATTATCTGTAATGAAAATCAAACTCAAGGGTTGTGTTTAGGTTATTCAAGATAATCACGATGAATTAATTATGAGAGATGATGTCTTTTAACTTGATGAGTTAATTGTTCCATATTGAgttattttatctaataatttatcctgtttgtttgctggaaagtagtttatttttggaaagtgaatttcagggaaagtgaattccgacaaagtattttccgatgttcggtagtgtaatggaaaataagttggaaaacacttttcagtgtttggttatgtcatggaaaataagcaggaaaataacttattaatattttatt
This DNA window, taken from Populus alba chromosome 17, ASM523922v2, whole genome shotgun sequence, encodes the following:
- the LOC118029388 gene encoding receptor-like protein kinase FERONIA, whose product is MSSSSSSKSLSLTNLSLFTPLHLSFLFLHLTILVTGDLPPPYVPLDSIALDCGSSADSVGNDRNWTADINSRVAILDQDGPSTNSTENGASTSSVPYYTVRVSLSKFTYTFPVKTTGPKFVRLYFNPASYTGFNRSKASFSVTTGRYTFLSNFSGFHYTDPQGEQGGYAREFILNVEDEQKNLSITFTPSPHVADAYAFINGIEIVSMPTNLYYTAGDEPGLYDFENETALEIMYRVNVGGTEITPPNDNGMFRSWLSDVDYLTDARPSAFQFNGTIQLQYNNYTRYAAPDVLYRTARTMGIDSTVNEKYNMTWEFPVHSTFTYLVRLHFCQFIPIILQKGDLVFQIYIANQTAERNADIISWADGYGVPIYKDYVVMMDARGNEGIQNLSIALHPIQSAKTFDAMLNGAEIFKLSKSDNLAGPNPDAYPDSPASNTPSATSTKPKHSRRRTVAIIGALLSSQFYFS